A stretch of the Lactuca sativa cultivar Salinas chromosome 9, Lsat_Salinas_v11, whole genome shotgun sequence genome encodes the following:
- the LOC111903889 gene encoding peptidyl-prolyl cis-trans isomerase CYP19-3 — protein MRINKLMGFYCELTLFQKLKTLTKPKVRNQNPSSLSKLTGISEYPRDTKIRIQKMTNPKVFFDILIGKAKAGRIVMELFADVTPKTAENFRALCTGEKGLGTCGKALHYKGSAFHRIIPNFMCQGGDFTRGNGTGGESIYGAKFADENFKIKHTGPGVLSMANAGPNTNGSQFFICTDKTSWLDGKHVVFGKVVDGYSVVKEMEKVGSDGGTTSAKVVIEDCGEVKEN, from the exons ATGAGAATAAATAAACTTATGGGGTTTTATTGTGAACTTACTCTCTTCCAGAAATTAAAAACCCTAACAAAACCCAAGGTTAGAAATCAAAACCCCTCATCCCTTTCGAAGCTCACTGGCATTTCTGAATACCCTCGCGATACAAAG ATTCGGATACAAAAAATGACCAATCCAAAGGTTTTTTTTGACATACTGATTGGCAAAGCAAAAGCCGGACGGATCGTGATGGAACTATTCGCTGATGTCACTCCAAAAACCGCCGAAAACTTTCGCGCGCTCTGCACTGGTGAAAAAGGACTTGGAACTTGCGGAAAGGCATTGCACTATAAAGGCTCAGCCTTCCATCGAATCATTCCAAACTTCATGTGTCAAGGTGGGGATTTCACTAGAGGTAATGGAACTGGAGGAGAATCAATCTATGGTGCAAAGTTTGCAGATGAGAATTTCAAGATCAAGCACACGGGTCCCGGGGTGCTCTCGATGGCGAATGCGGGACCCAATACTAATGGGTCTCAGTTTTTTATTTGTACTGATAAAACTTCGTGGCTTGATGGGAAACATGTGGTGTTTGGGAAGGTTGTTGATGGGTATAGTGTTGTGAAAGAGATGGAGAAAGTTGGATCGGATGGTGGTACCACTTCTGCTAAAGTTGTTATTGAAGATTGTGGTGAGGTTAAGGAGAATTGA